The Photobacterium sanguinicancri genome includes the window AAATCAGATAAGCCGATTTTATTTACAACGGCTAATTGCTGTTCCATTCGGCCTTTTCGCATATCGGCGTCTATCACCAATACACGTTGACCTGCTTTTGCAACTACTGCAGCCATATTAGCCGAAACAAAAGATTTACCAATACCAGGACTAGGGCCCGAGATCATTAAAATATTGTTTTTCGCTTCCATCATCGCAAAGTGCAAACTGGTACGTAAGCTTCGTAATGCTTCAATAGATAAATCGGCAGGGTTAGAGACGGCAAGCAAGGTTTGCTCAACCGGTAATAGTGTTTTTTTGTTGCCTCGTTTCTTCTCTATCTCTATTTGCCAGTCTGACATAGGCACACTTGCGTATACAGGCAAGCCTAACGCTTCAATGTCATCTGGGTTTTCAACACCACGGTGGAAAGCGGCTTTAAGTAATGCAATCGCAACAGCCAGCATACCACCCAATAAAGTCGCTAAAACGACAATAAGAGGCTTCTTAGGTTTAACTGCTCGGGTGTAAGATTGTGCCACATCTAAAATACGTACATTACCAACAGTACTGGCTTTAACAATATTAAGCTCTTGCACTTTATTTAGTAGCTGAACATAAATCTGTTGGTTAACTTCCACATCTCGCGTCATACGCAGTATTTCACGCTGTGTTTTAGGCAACTTTTGTACTTGTTTATTTAATCGTTCACGTTCGCCTAATAATGTTTGACGTTTTTCAAGTAACGCGCTGTAGGCTGGGTGTTCTTTGGTAAAACGCTGTGAAATTTCACTTTCTTTAAATGTTAGCTCGTTTAACTGCGCTTCTAACTTTACCATTACCTCAAGTGTCGATTTAGCCTCTAAACCAAGATCTATCGAATCATTAGCTTGGCGGAAGCGGTTTAGCTTATCTTCTGCCGTAATCAGCTCCGATTTAATATCAGGTAAATGCTTACGCAAAAACGCCAAGCTATTTTCCGCTTCCGCCGAGTTACGCTCGACATTTTGTAGAAAATAGTTTTGGCTAATATCATTTAAGACATGTTCAATGTCAGCGCGGTTTTCACCGGTTAACGACAGCTGTAAAATGCCCGTTTGTTTACCACGTTCACTTACCGCTAAATCTTGTTGCAGAGCTTGAATGGCATCTAAACGTGATCGCTTGGCGATTGTAAATGTACTTTCATTGTCACCCGTTAACGCCGTTACAAATAAGCGATAATCGCCATTTTGTGCAAGTTCGTTGACTCTGCCCGTTAGCACTTCACGTTCATTGCTATCAACTAAGCTAAATGTACCTAACTCTGAATCCGTAACAATCAAATTAAATACAGGGACTTCAATGTGTTTAGGTATTTCAAAACGCGCGATAGATATAAATGATTCATCACCCGTAATACGAGCTAAGCCTTTACCAATCATTGGCAAATAATTAGGCACAGCAACCGTCGTTAAATTTAACTTATCAACGGTTTTTCCTAGCACCATCCGAGATTTAATAATTTCAATCTCTGTGGTTGCAGATGACTCTTGGGCGAATAATTCACCCATATCACCGAGTGCTGGCATGCCGCTGCTTTTCGTTTCAACTTGCAACAGCGCATCAGCTTTATAAACAGGTGTTGCTAGCAAGGCATAACATACCCCGACAACACTGAAAATAATCGTAACCGCGATAATCATCCAGCGACTATCGACTAAAATACCAAACAGTTTCCCTAAGTCGATTTCATCTGACTCAGGCTGTTTAGGTGGTAAATTTTGAGAAATGCTCATTGTTAATTCCGATAATGAGTATTGTTATAGACAAACACAGAGCAAGCTCTGTGTTTTCATAATGCTTTGTTAATGAAGAGTTCAATACACTTAACTCTTTACTCTTTTATAAATCTTTAATCTTTATAACTTTTTAGCCCAAGCTTTAGCAGCATCATTAATTAATGCATAAGCA containing:
- a CDS encoding polysaccharide biosynthesis tyrosine autokinase, with protein sequence MSISQNLPPKQPESDEIDLGKLFGILVDSRWMIIAVTIIFSVVGVCYALLATPVYKADALLQVETKSSGMPALGDMGELFAQESSATTEIEIIKSRMVLGKTVDKLNLTTVAVPNYLPMIGKGLARITGDESFISIARFEIPKHIEVPVFNLIVTDSELGTFSLVDSNEREVLTGRVNELAQNGDYRLFVTALTGDNESTFTIAKRSRLDAIQALQQDLAVSERGKQTGILQLSLTGENRADIEHVLNDISQNYFLQNVERNSAEAENSLAFLRKHLPDIKSELITAEDKLNRFRQANDSIDLGLEAKSTLEVMVKLEAQLNELTFKESEISQRFTKEHPAYSALLEKRQTLLGERERLNKQVQKLPKTQREILRMTRDVEVNQQIYVQLLNKVQELNIVKASTVGNVRILDVAQSYTRAVKPKKPLIVVLATLLGGMLAVAIALLKAAFHRGVENPDDIEALGLPVYASVPMSDWQIEIEKKRGNKKTLLPVEQTLLAVSNPADLSIEALRSLRTSLHFAMMEAKNNILMISGPSPGIGKSFVSANMAAVVAKAGQRVLVIDADMRKGRMEQQLAVVNKIGLSDFLSGQTSIESLIKQPGVENLDFISRGNVPPNPSELLMHPRFKELIDWASENYDIVIVDTPPILAVTDPAIVGAHAGTTLLVGRFGQNTAKEIAVTKQRFEQNGIEVKGFILNAVVRKASSYYGGNYGYYNYSYESKK